A portion of the Flavobacterium limnophilum genome contains these proteins:
- the mcrC gene encoding 5-methylcytosine-specific restriction endonuclease system specificity protein McrC, with protein MQIPIENIYYLLCYAWNKLEEKERVNVSVDDKTELLDLFANILINGTKILLKRGIDRSYIDFTDEIPGVKGKVQISQTLKSNLLFKQRTICTFDSFSSNILTNRILVSTIYSLSRTKGLDKDLKKELITLQRMFSDVDLIQINNSLFSQIKLNRNNRFYGFLMNVCQIIYENTLPSEEQGNYKFTDFTRDERKMNQLFEAFIRNFYKIEQSKYNIIKKETIDWQFEYEERDGFQFVPKMETDITLENNTEKIIIDAKYYKETMTINYDKERIKSDNLYQLFSYLLNQEDNTTKTAYAKGILLYPTIEKDYDLQYKYKTHTIEIRTINLNSNWKLISNRLKEIIGLND; from the coding sequence ATGCAAATTCCAATTGAAAACATATACTATCTTTTATGCTACGCCTGGAATAAGCTGGAGGAGAAAGAGCGTGTAAACGTTTCAGTTGATGATAAAACGGAACTACTTGACCTGTTTGCTAACATTCTAATTAACGGTACTAAAATACTGCTCAAAAGAGGAATTGACAGGAGTTATATAGATTTCACGGATGAAATTCCGGGAGTAAAAGGAAAAGTACAAATCAGTCAGACTTTAAAGAGCAATTTACTTTTCAAACAAAGAACAATTTGCACTTTTGATAGTTTTTCCTCTAATATTTTAACCAATCGAATTTTAGTTTCTACAATATATTCATTGTCAAGAACCAAAGGACTTGACAAGGATTTAAAAAAGGAGCTAATTACGCTTCAAAGAATGTTTTCAGACGTTGATTTAATTCAGATAAACAATTCACTTTTCAGTCAAATCAAATTAAATAGAAACAATCGTTTTTATGGTTTTTTGATGAATGTTTGCCAGATAATCTATGAAAACACTTTGCCGTCAGAAGAACAAGGAAATTATAAATTTACAGATTTCACTAGGGATGAACGTAAAATGAATCAACTCTTTGAGGCATTCATTAGAAACTTTTATAAAATAGAGCAAAGCAAATACAACATTATAAAAAAGGAAACTATAGACTGGCAATTTGAATATGAAGAAAGAGATGGTTTTCAGTTTGTACCAAAAATGGAAACCGATATTACATTGGAAAACAACACCGAAAAAATTATTATTGATGCCAAGTATTATAAAGAAACTATGACAATCAATTATGATAAAGAAAGGATTAAATCCGACAATCTTTATCAGTTATTCAGTTACTTGTTAAATCAAGAAGATAATACGACAAAAACGGCCTACGCCAAAGGCATCCTTCTTTATCCTACAATCGAAAAGGATTATGATCTTCAATACAAATACAAAACCCACACAATTGAAATTAGAACAATAAATCTAAACTCAAACTGGAAACTAATTTCAAACCGTCTTAAAGAGATTATCGGATTAAATGATTAA
- a CDS encoding site-specific DNA-methyltransferase translates to METINDYMPLSNDWNNERLLTLKRLYPDLFTNEQMPNIQEIIKIFNYAGLQETERYEFRWFGKSQAKRNAFTPSNATLVYDEERSVNPNDSENLIIEGENLEVLKLLSGSYREKVKCIYIDPPYNKDKDFVYKDTWKQDIKGYWEDSEMTEKGVKIDTNSETSGRYHSNWLNMIYTRFLIARQLLSDDGAIFISIDDTEIHHLRKLCDEVFGEENFIAIFPWKKRTAKSDVPFGISQDYEWIISYAKEKFNAGLDIERKYYQTDDFPKDRWRLSDLTTQRNAKERPNSAFDMVDPKTGKSFPYNPLRVWGVSIDTFQNYYDKGKIVFPQDYDILKISIPAFRVFESEDKAKALKKYGSEDAIKAASTFLPKSVGLTEDGNKEIIEIFGSKIFSFPKPTSLVKYFYSIINDKNALILDFFGGSGTTGQAIVELNREDGGNRKFIIVQIPEATDEKSEAYKAGYKKISDITIERNKRVVAKIEKELAEKAKKKEGELQLDIVAEPAANELQTKNNKHQSGLGFKVFKLQKSNFPRVDFAPDPELDDAANLELLKKYIADKESQLVNAFNKEELMTEILLKNNFSLNYTAIPQEQFTKNEIVFATDGEKETLICLDVSIAPETVDYLKANTNQKFICLERALDTTKKYNLKHYLGDKFNAF, encoded by the coding sequence ATGGAAACCATCAACGACTATATGCCCTTGAGCAACGACTGGAACAACGAACGTTTGCTGACCTTAAAAAGGTTATACCCAGACTTGTTTACCAATGAGCAAATGCCAAACATTCAGGAAATTATAAAAATCTTTAATTATGCAGGCCTTCAGGAAACCGAACGCTACGAATTTCGTTGGTTTGGCAAAAGCCAGGCCAAGCGCAATGCCTTTACCCCAAGCAATGCCACATTGGTTTATGATGAAGAAAGAAGCGTAAACCCTAACGATAGCGAAAACCTCATTATTGAAGGCGAAAATCTTGAAGTATTAAAGTTATTAAGTGGTAGTTACCGGGAGAAAGTAAAATGTATTTATATAGATCCGCCATACAACAAGGATAAAGATTTTGTTTATAAAGATACTTGGAAGCAAGATATTAAAGGTTATTGGGAAGATTCAGAAATGACTGAAAAGGGAGTAAAAATAGACACTAACTCAGAAACTTCAGGAAGATACCATAGCAATTGGTTAAATATGATTTACACTAGGTTTTTAATAGCTAGACAATTATTATCTGATGATGGAGCAATCTTTATTTCTATAGATGATACAGAGATACATCATTTGCGGAAGTTATGTGACGAAGTTTTTGGGGAAGAGAATTTCATAGCTATTTTCCCTTGGAAAAAGAGAACAGCTAAAAGCGATGTTCCATTTGGTATCTCACAAGATTATGAATGGATAATATCATATGCAAAAGAAAAATTTAACGCTGGATTGGATATTGAAAGAAAATATTACCAAACAGATGATTTTCCAAAAGATAGATGGAGATTATCCGATTTGACCACACAGAGAAATGCAAAAGAAAGACCAAATTCAGCTTTTGATATGGTAGACCCAAAAACAGGAAAGTCTTTTCCATATAATCCTCTAAGGGTTTGGGGAGTTTCAATAGATACATTTCAAAATTATTATGATAAAGGAAAAATTGTTTTTCCACAAGATTACGATATTTTAAAAATATCAATTCCAGCATTTAGAGTATTTGAAAGTGAAGATAAAGCTAAAGCTTTAAAAAAATATGGAAGTGAAGATGCTATTAAAGCCGCTTCAACATTCCTACCTAAAAGTGTAGGATTGACAGAAGATGGTAATAAAGAAATAATTGAAATATTTGGGAGTAAAATTTTCAGTTTTCCTAAACCAACTAGTTTAGTGAAATATTTTTATTCGATAATTAATGATAAAAATGCTTTAATTCTTGATTTTTTTGGAGGGTCAGGGACAACTGGTCAAGCTATAGTGGAACTCAATAGAGAAGACGGTGGCAATCGTAAATTTATAATAGTACAAATTCCAGAAGCTACTGATGAAAAAAGTGAAGCATATAAAGCCGGTTATAAAAAGATAAGTGATATCACCATAGAACGAAATAAAAGAGTTGTAGCTAAAATAGAAAAAGAACTTGCCGAAAAAGCCAAGAAAAAAGAGGGCGAATTACAGCTAGATATTGTTGCAGAACCTGCTGCCAACGAACTACAAACCAAAAACAACAAACATCAATCTGGTCTTGGTTTCAAGGTTTTCAAACTCCAAAAATCTAATTTCCCTAGAGTAGATTTCGCACCTGATCCAGAGTTAGACGATGCCGCAAATCTGGAATTGCTCAAAAAATACATAGCAGATAAAGAAAGTCAATTGGTCAATGCGTTCAATAAAGAAGAACTAATGACCGAGATTTTATTAAAAAATAATTTCTCACTTAATTACACAGCAATACCACAAGAACAGTTTACCAAAAATGAAATTGTCTTTGCTACCGATGGCGAAAAAGAAACCTTGATTTGTCTTGATGTATCAATTGCTCCCGAAACAGTAGATTATTTAAAAGCCAATACAAATCAAAAATTTATTTGTCTGGAAAGAGCTTTAGATACTACCAAGAAATACAATTTGAAACACTATTTGGGAGATAAATTTAATGCGTTTTAG
- a CDS encoding AAA family ATPase — protein sequence MQTQFQYIVDLAKQYNGYAENPEVLYTALNNLPDEIITEIYREYGNPENRFQPVNLLRAEVARQILNRVPINAEFINDIKAKIRNKDVEYFNHLAPAFLNELVVYPVGKRDMFANWQKPWAILHTFFYNKWTKQKETVQNYLEQICKDLLQKLDLKEYTYHKVDFQGPSNFGDVRCWIALFPIIKNSHRDAYQFFITLENNPKAGMLAGHSLRNAKPNKLRRVHGYLDTLQYFEEVKDEIVKLNKESRNYFKFAPGSQASEWEEFYNDGIAAIDYSNINIGDLNQFEDYKEMLNKAGLPADSQSNQAGNLWFFKTANKGDVVFANKGVNTCLGIGIIESDYYFDKNTNGYNHRRKVNWITDKVYQYKSNAHKDYKTLFRPDTFSPTKPWEFLLSEYARLYPELVPVFQKQNLIFNSEQNVKIDEVVEDEDLNEIEIAEPINFWWLNANPKIWSISNNKEGELQTYTTHNEKGNKRRIYKYFEQTKPGDLIIGYESTPTKQIKAIYEVTKGIHNTDQGEEIEFELVEKLEIPVSWNELKNNPALQKCEVFINNQGSLFKITEEEYDIIREVIDNKNIISEKLLQHSNIKKYKFSEDADKPFISEEQFLKSVSLLKRKKNIILQGPPGVGKTFIARKLAYEIMQEIKDTSIEMVQFHQSYSYEDFIQGLRPTQKGGFDLKDGIFYTFCQRALAHPEKPFFFIIDEINRGNLSKIFGELMMLIEADKRDAKYALKLTYAEEEEDRFFVPENLYIIGTMNTADRSLAIVDYALRRRFAFISLQPDYGDNFRNFLSSNGLSNSMIGHISSSVFKVNEKIKADSNLGEGFQIGHSYFCNFNDTVDENIWWQEIIDFELKPLLEEIWFDELNNVSDMTRLLSK from the coding sequence ATGCAAACACAATTTCAATATATAGTCGATTTAGCGAAGCAGTACAATGGATATGCAGAAAATCCAGAGGTTTTATATACTGCGTTAAATAATTTACCGGACGAAATAATTACTGAAATTTATAGAGAATATGGTAATCCGGAAAACAGATTTCAACCAGTAAATTTATTACGTGCGGAAGTAGCAAGACAAATTTTGAACCGTGTTCCTATTAATGCTGAATTTATCAATGACATTAAAGCTAAAATTAGAAATAAGGATGTTGAATATTTTAATCATTTAGCACCTGCATTTCTAAATGAATTGGTAGTTTATCCAGTTGGGAAAAGGGATATGTTTGCCAATTGGCAAAAACCTTGGGCTATATTGCATACTTTTTTCTATAATAAATGGACAAAACAAAAAGAAACTGTTCAAAATTATTTAGAACAAATTTGCAAAGATCTTTTGCAAAAATTAGATTTGAAAGAATATACCTATCACAAAGTAGATTTTCAAGGTCCATCTAATTTTGGAGATGTTAGATGTTGGATTGCATTATTTCCAATTATAAAAAATTCTCATAGAGATGCCTATCAATTTTTTATTACCCTAGAGAATAATCCAAAAGCCGGGATGCTAGCAGGACATTCCTTACGAAATGCAAAGCCGAACAAGTTGAGAAGAGTACACGGTTATTTAGATACATTACAATATTTTGAAGAAGTAAAAGACGAAATTGTAAAATTAAATAAAGAAAGCAGAAACTATTTCAAGTTTGCTCCGGGAAGCCAAGCATCAGAATGGGAAGAGTTTTATAATGATGGTATCGCTGCAATAGATTATAGTAATATCAATATTGGTGACCTTAATCAATTCGAGGACTACAAGGAAATGCTCAATAAAGCAGGGTTGCCAGCTGATAGTCAATCTAATCAAGCAGGTAATTTATGGTTTTTTAAAACTGCAAATAAAGGAGATGTAGTTTTTGCAAATAAAGGGGTTAATACTTGCCTTGGGATTGGAATTATAGAAAGTGATTACTACTTTGATAAAAACACAAACGGTTACAATCACCGAAGAAAAGTAAATTGGATAACAGATAAAGTGTATCAATACAAATCGAACGCGCATAAAGATTACAAAACACTTTTCAGACCAGATACGTTCAGCCCAACAAAACCTTGGGAATTTCTGTTAAGCGAATATGCTAGATTGTACCCAGAATTAGTGCCAGTTTTTCAAAAGCAAAACTTAATTTTCAATAGCGAACAAAATGTCAAAATTGATGAAGTTGTAGAGGACGAAGATTTGAATGAAATTGAAATTGCAGAGCCAATAAATTTTTGGTGGCTGAATGCTAATCCTAAAATTTGGAGTATTTCCAATAATAAAGAAGGTGAATTACAAACCTACACAACGCACAACGAGAAAGGAAACAAACGTAGGATATACAAATACTTTGAACAAACTAAACCTGGTGATTTAATTATTGGTTACGAAAGTACACCAACCAAACAAATCAAGGCAATTTATGAAGTTACTAAAGGTATTCACAACACTGATCAAGGGGAAGAAATAGAATTTGAATTAGTAGAAAAATTAGAAATACCGGTAAGTTGGAATGAGCTAAAAAACAATCCTGCTTTACAAAAATGTGAAGTATTTATCAATAATCAAGGGAGTTTATTCAAAATAACGGAAGAGGAATATGATATTATTCGCGAGGTAATAGACAACAAAAATATTATTAGCGAAAAACTATTGCAACATAGCAACATCAAGAAATATAAATTCTCTGAAGATGCTGACAAACCATTTATCAGTGAAGAACAATTTTTAAAATCCGTTTCACTATTAAAAAGAAAGAAAAATATAATCCTTCAAGGTCCTCCGGGAGTCGGCAAAACTTTTATAGCTAGAAAACTGGCGTATGAAATTATGCAAGAAATAAAAGATACCAGTATTGAAATGGTGCAATTTCATCAATCCTACAGCTATGAAGATTTTATACAAGGATTAAGACCAACTCAAAAAGGAGGTTTTGATTTAAAAGATGGTATTTTCTATACATTTTGCCAAAGAGCATTAGCACATCCCGAAAAACCATTCTTTTTCATTATTGATGAAATAAACAGGGGTAATTTAAGTAAGATTTTTGGTGAGCTGATGATGTTAATTGAAGCGGATAAAAGAGACGCAAAGTATGCTTTAAAACTAACGTATGCAGAAGAGGAAGAAGACCGCTTTTTTGTACCCGAAAATCTATATATTATTGGCACAATGAACACGGCAGACCGTTCACTGGCAATAGTAGATTATGCGTTGAGACGACGATTTGCATTCATAAGTCTACAACCAGATTATGGTGATAACTTCCGTAATTTCTTATCCTCAAATGGGCTTTCTAATAGTATGATTGGACACATAAGTTCGTCAGTATTTAAAGTAAATGAAAAAATAAAAGCCGATAGTAATCTTGGAGAAGGTTTTCAAATTGGACATAGTTATTTTTGTAATTTCAATGATACGGTAGATGAAAATATCTGGTGGCAGGAAATTATTGATTTTGAATTAAAACCTTTGTTAGAAGAAATATGGTTTGACGAATTGAATAATGTTTCCGATATGACAAGATTACTTTCAAAATAA